The Gemmatimonadota bacterium genome has a window encoding:
- a CDS encoding DUF4340 domain-containing protein: MTNEEIVGFKVTAILAVLLLGLVGFVFLFERPRMAEEQREVEAKNAFIEVQRHRVARLTLTNEYGYFVAEKRGNEWELIKPLEVPADWIEFEGMIEIAQIVERGRAVVDEGDYAGVDLAGFGLNPPVVEVRFEPISGDPVWLFFGNDIPSKQGCYFTWSGGNTVVLTKKQYRARFNRPLMALRDTRAFSFDPDLVSRAYFQTPEGVYEVVRDGLKWHLVQPVKERADAREVLTLLGHLKDERVESFYKEVVDDPTIYGFDDPDYKVVLYTEDNEVPNTLLLGKRVPDNRRKLWYGRIMNRPQVFIVEQLIAESLDIPLNQLRYKRVFEFDRAGVDRVRLAYRDSVVNCAKDGDDSWQVVMGDGRVVEGGVGVEDLIDRVHHLVVAEFPDQVDKSVADSLDDPELTVFLWRGETLVQELIIGQANNFWYGTAKTHREVVVLPYSVMSWLRLNLTSGAIQEGA; the protein is encoded by the coding sequence ATGACAAATGAGGAAATTGTGGGTTTTAAGGTGACAGCGATTTTGGCGGTTTTGCTTTTGGGGTTGGTGGGGTTTGTCTTTTTGTTTGAACGTCCTCGCATGGCAGAGGAACAACGCGAGGTTGAGGCGAAGAATGCGTTTATTGAAGTTCAGCGGCATCGCGTTGCGCGATTGACATTGACCAATGAATACGGATACTTTGTAGCAGAGAAGCGCGGCAATGAGTGGGAACTGATCAAGCCGCTGGAAGTGCCCGCCGATTGGATAGAATTTGAGGGTATGATCGAGATCGCACAGATTGTTGAACGCGGTCGGGCTGTGGTTGATGAAGGCGATTACGCAGGGGTTGATCTCGCCGGTTTTGGGCTGAATCCGCCCGTGGTTGAAGTGCGATTTGAACCCATATCGGGCGATCCCGTTTGGTTGTTTTTCGGCAATGATATTCCCTCCAAGCAAGGGTGCTATTTTACATGGTCGGGCGGAAACACGGTCGTGTTGACCAAAAAACAATATCGCGCGCGGTTTAATCGTCCGCTGATGGCATTGCGCGATACGCGGGCGTTTTCCTTTGATCCCGATCTGGTCTCGCGGGCGTATTTCCAAACGCCTGAAGGTGTTTATGAGGTCGTGCGGGATGGGCTGAAGTGGCATCTCGTTCAGCCAGTAAAAGAGCGGGCTGACGCGCGCGAGGTTTTGACGCTGTTGGGGCACTTGAAAGACGAGCGCGTCGAATCCTTTTACAAAGAGGTAGTGGATGATCCCACAATTTACGGATTCGACGATCCGGATTACAAAGTTGTGTTGTATACAGAAGACAATGAAGTGCCCAATACGCTGTTGTTGGGCAAGCGCGTTCCCGATAATCGGCGGAAATTGTGGTATGGGCGTATAATGAATCGTCCACAGGTGTTTATCGTCGAACAATTGATCGCAGAATCTCTGGATATTCCATTGAACCAGTTGCGTTACAAGCGCGTTTTTGAGTTTGATCGCGCGGGTGTTGACCGCGTGCGGTTGGCATATCGAGACAGTGTAGTGAATTGCGCGAAGGATGGCGATGATTCGTGGCAGGTGGTGATGGGGGATGGGCGTGTTGTAGAGGGAGGTGTAGGCGTTGAGGATTTGATTGATCGCGTTCACCATCTGGTCGTTGCCGAGTTTCCCGATCAAGTGGATAAATCTGTCGCAGATAGTCTGGATGATCCCGAGTTGACGGTTTTTCTGTGGCGGGGCGAAACACTGGTGCAAGAGCTGATCATTGGGCAGGCCAACAATTTTTGGTACGGCACGGCCAAAACGCACCGGGAGGTGGTTGTGCTGCCGTATTCGGTGATGTCGTGGCTGCGGCTCAATTTGACTTCGGGCGCGATACAAGAAGGAGCATAA
- a CDS encoding Gldg family protein — protein sequence MPKFLSHRILKYGSNALVAVLITLGILAVINFLTTRYHARFDLTARGLYTLSPQTISLLENLSEDVNVVAFFREAEQRDYEHLLKQYAYHSRRFAYRFVDPDREPIEARRYTVTRYGVSVIEYGSREERIQETSEKALTNGIARLMSEERQVVYFVGGHEEAHPDDQSEQGFSGIKQLLIEGNHDVRPSLVLAQSQRVPKDCDALIIAGPKRPFLPAEIDIVATYLNRGGAAFFLLDPLIDTGLEPLLRKWSIGLRNDFVVDKSQVLTGADFSVPVTTHYSKHPITEKHSGLQTFYPLVRSMEHVGSLPGADVSSLVLSSPNSWSETNLDAISAKDKEAVQYTSGADQPGPLWLAMVVEGPATIAAKAGDDRRGGRARIVVFGDSDFASNRFVEVPGAGNGDLFMNAANWLLRARDKITIRPKSTLFRPLVLNPGDEFWIRWVYWLVLPGVPIVAGVLVWWRRR from the coding sequence ATGCCCAAATTTTTATCACATCGGATATTGAAATACGGGTCTAATGCCCTTGTGGCGGTGTTGATCACGCTGGGTATTCTGGCGGTGATTAATTTTTTAACCACGCGGTATCACGCGCGCTTTGACCTGACGGCTCGCGGTCTTTATACGCTATCGCCCCAAACGATTTCTCTTTTGGAAAATTTGTCTGAGGATGTCAATGTTGTGGCGTTTTTCCGCGAAGCAGAGCAGCGCGATTACGAGCATTTGCTCAAGCAGTATGCCTATCATTCGAGACGTTTTGCGTACCGGTTTGTCGATCCCGATAGAGAGCCGATTGAGGCCAGGCGATATACTGTGACGCGGTATGGTGTTTCGGTGATCGAATATGGCAGTCGGGAAGAGAGGATTCAGGAAACGTCTGAAAAAGCGTTGACTAATGGCATTGCGCGTTTGATGAGCGAAGAGCGGCAGGTGGTATATTTTGTGGGGGGACATGAGGAGGCGCATCCCGACGACCAATCGGAGCAGGGATTTTCCGGGATCAAGCAGTTGCTCATTGAAGGCAACCACGATGTGCGTCCATCCCTGGTGCTGGCGCAATCACAGCGCGTGCCCAAAGATTGTGATGCGCTGATTATCGCGGGACCAAAACGCCCGTTTTTGCCAGCAGAGATCGATATTGTAGCAACGTATCTCAATCGGGGAGGCGCGGCATTCTTTTTGCTGGATCCGCTCATCGATACGGGGCTTGAGCCGCTGTTGCGAAAGTGGTCTATTGGCCTGCGAAATGATTTTGTGGTCGATAAAAGCCAGGTGCTGACGGGCGCAGATTTTTCGGTTCCTGTGACGACGCATTATAGCAAACATCCCATCACAGAGAAGCATTCGGGATTGCAGACGTTTTATCCATTGGTGCGCTCAATGGAACATGTGGGGTCTTTGCCGGGTGCCGATGTTTCTTCGCTGGTTCTGTCTTCGCCGAATAGCTGGAGTGAGACCAATCTGGATGCCATTTCGGCTAAGGATAAAGAGGCGGTTCAATATACATCCGGGGCTGACCAACCGGGGCCGCTGTGGTTGGCGATGGTTGTGGAAGGTCCGGCCACTATTGCCGCGAAAGCGGGTGATGATCGACGTGGGGGGCGGGCGCGGATTGTGGTGTTTGGCGATTCGGATTTTGCGAGCAATCGCTTTGTAGAGGTACCTGGGGCTGGCAACGGCGATTTATTTATGAATGCAGCAAATTGGTTGCTCAGAGCGCGCGATAAAATTACGATTCGGCCCAAGAGTACGCTCTTTCGCCCGCTGGTATTGAACCCTGGCGATGAATTTTGGATTCGATGGGTGTATTGGCTGGTGTTGCCAGGCGTTCCGATTGTTGCGGGTGTACTGGTCTGGTGGCGCAGGCGATGA